Proteins found in one Mustela lutreola isolate mMusLut2 chromosome 12, mMusLut2.pri, whole genome shotgun sequence genomic segment:
- the RMI1 gene encoding recQ-mediated genome instability protein 1 isoform X1 translates to MHIISFILKEMSVTNIALRVETWLLATWHVKVPLMWLEACINWIQEENGNVNLSQAQMNKQVFEQWLLTDLRDLEHPLLPDGILEVPKGELNGFFALQINSLVDVSQPAYSQIQKLRGKNTTNELITAETQVTPKPWEAKPSRMLMLQLTDGIVQMQGMEYQSIPALHSDLPPGTKILIYGNISFRLGVLLLKPENVKVLGGEVDALLEEYAQEKVLARLIGEPDPIVSVIPNNSNQSIPGITDVLDSALGPSDEELLASLDENVELIANSDTSLERRCFNTGSSSNTVPTKQSSFEPQQIISPKPKEEAPDQSMYFSDGELDDFSLEEALLLEETVQKEQIKPKELQPLTLNRTPDESIERFSHKPNAKDNFSLICKNGNNIWNENNLSEQMTNEGKSCPSAGDQDSSIFSVHNVPLPHDFTNKDSETDNKTEQTFSSADGHSLNNKMSISNGELVNYLPKRSSHISNENDHHLQTCSLRSSENSTNLSIAMDLYSPPFIYLSVLMASKPKEVTIVKVKAFIVTLTGNLSSSGGIWSITAKISDGTAYLDVDFVDEILTSLIGFSVPEMKQLKKDPLQYQKFLDGLQKCQRDLIDLCCLMTISFNPSLSKATVLALQDVEMEHLENLKKRLNK, encoded by the coding sequence AtgcatattatttcttttattttaaaagaaatgagtgTAACTAATATTGCATTAAGAGTTGAAACCTGGCTTTTAGCTACATGGCATGTTAAAGTACCTCTAATGTGGCTGGAAGCTTGTATTAACTGGATCCAAGAAGAAAATGGTAATGTTAATTTGAGTCAggcacaaatgaataaacaagtgtTTGAGCAATGGCTTCTTACTGATTTGAGAGATTTGGAACATCCTCTTTTACCTGATGGCATTTTAGAAGTTCCAAAAGGAGAACTGAATGGATTTTTTGCTCTGCAGATTAATTCATTGGTTGATGTCAGTCAACCTGCGTATTCCCAGATACAGAAGTTGAGAGGAAAGAATACAACAAATGAGTTAATTACAGCTGAAACACAAGTAACCCCAAAACCTTGGGAAGCAAAGCCGTCACGAATGTTGATGCTGCAGCTAACTGATGGAATTGTACAAATGCAGGGAATGGAATATCAGTCTATTCCAGCTCTTCATAGTGATCTTCCCCCAGGTACAAAAATTTTGATTTATGGAAACATTTCTTTCCGTCTTGGTGTTCTCTTACTGAAACCAGAAAATGTAAAGGTGTTGGGAGGGGAAGTAGATGCTCTCTTAGAGGAATATGCCCAAGAGAAAGTACTTGCAAGATTAATTGGGGAACCTGATCCTATAGTTTCAGTAATACCAAATAATTCTAATCAGAGCATCCCTGGAATTACAGATGTTCTAGATTCTGCATTAGGACCTTCTGATGAAGAACTCTTGGCAAGTCTTGATGAAAATGTTGAACTTATAGCAAATAGTGACACCTCCTTAGAAAGAAGATGTTTCAATACAGGTAGTTCCTCAAATACTGTTCCCACAAAGCAGTCAAGTTTTGAACCACAACAAATTATTTCTCCAAAACCAAAGGAGGAAGCACCAGATCAATCTATGTATTTCAGTGATGGGGAATTAGATGACTTTTCACTGGAGGAGGCTTtgcttttagaagaaactgtccagaaagaacaaataaagcctaaagaaTTGCAGCCATTGACTTTGAACAGAACCCCAGATGAAAGTATAGAGAGATTTTCACATAAACCTAATGCTAAGGATAATTTTTCTTTGATatgcaaaaatggaaacaatatttGGAATGAGAACAATTTATCTGAACAAATGACTAATGAAGGCAAATCTTGTCCATCTGCCGGAGACCAAGACAGTAGTATTTTTTCAGTTCATAATGTACCCCTTCCCCATGACTTTACAAATAAAGACTCAGAGACagataataaaacagaacaaacctTCAGTAGTGCCGATGGACAttccttaaataataaaatgtcaatatCAAATGGAGAGCTGGTAAATTATTTACCAAAAAGGAGTTCACACATTTCTAATGAAAATGATCACCATTTACAGACTTGTTCTTTAAGATCATCAGAGAACAGCACCAACCTTTCTATTGCCATGGATTTATATTCTCCAccctttatctatttgtctgttttaatGGCCAGCAAACCAAAGGAAGTTACAATAGTGAAGGTCAAAGCATTTATTGTAACTTTAACTGGAAATCTTTCAAGTTCTGGTGGCATTTGGAGTATAACAGCAAAGATTTCCGATGGCACTGCATATCTAGATGTAGACTTTGTGGATGAAATACTTACTAGTTTGATAGGGTTTTCAGTACCAGaaatgaaacagttaaaaaaGGATCCTCTTCAGTACCAAAAGTTCCTGGATGGTTTGCAGAAGTGTCAGAGAGATTTAATAGATTTGTGCTGTCTAATgactatttcatttaatccctCCTTGTCTAAAGCAACGGTACTGGCATTACAAGATGTTGAAATGGAGCACCTTGAGAACCTGAAGAAGCGACTGAATAAATAA
- the RMI1 gene encoding recQ-mediated genome instability protein 1 isoform X3 has product MFLFQMINSLVDVSQPAYSQIQKLRGKNTTNELITAETQVTPKPWEAKPSRMLMLQLTDGIVQMQGMEYQSIPALHSDLPPGTKILIYGNISFRLGVLLLKPENVKVLGGEVDALLEEYAQEKVLARLIGEPDPIVSVIPNNSNQSIPGITDVLDSALGPSDEELLASLDENVELIANSDTSLERRCFNTGSSSNTVPTKQSSFEPQQIISPKPKEEAPDQSMYFSDGELDDFSLEEALLLEETVQKEQIKPKELQPLTLNRTPDESIERFSHKPNAKDNFSLICKNGNNIWNENNLSEQMTNEGKSCPSAGDQDSSIFSVHNVPLPHDFTNKDSETDNKTEQTFSSADGHSLNNKMSISNGELVNYLPKRSSHISNENDHHLQTCSLRSSENSTNLSIAMDLYSPPFIYLSVLMASKPKEVTIVKVKAFIVTLTGNLSSSGGIWSITAKISDGTAYLDVDFVDEILTSLIGFSVPEMKQLKKDPLQYQKFLDGLQKCQRDLIDLCCLMTISFNPSLSKATVLALQDVEMEHLENLKKRLNK; this is encoded by the exons ATGTTCCTGTTCCAAATG ATTAATTCATTGGTTGATGTCAGTCAACCTGCGTATTCCCAGATACAGAAGTTGAGAGGAAAGAATACAACAAATGAGTTAATTACAGCTGAAACACAAGTAACCCCAAAACCTTGGGAAGCAAAGCCGTCACGAATGTTGATGCTGCAGCTAACTGATGGAATTGTACAAATGCAGGGAATGGAATATCAGTCTATTCCAGCTCTTCATAGTGATCTTCCCCCAGGTACAAAAATTTTGATTTATGGAAACATTTCTTTCCGTCTTGGTGTTCTCTTACTGAAACCAGAAAATGTAAAGGTGTTGGGAGGGGAAGTAGATGCTCTCTTAGAGGAATATGCCCAAGAGAAAGTACTTGCAAGATTAATTGGGGAACCTGATCCTATAGTTTCAGTAATACCAAATAATTCTAATCAGAGCATCCCTGGAATTACAGATGTTCTAGATTCTGCATTAGGACCTTCTGATGAAGAACTCTTGGCAAGTCTTGATGAAAATGTTGAACTTATAGCAAATAGTGACACCTCCTTAGAAAGAAGATGTTTCAATACAGGTAGTTCCTCAAATACTGTTCCCACAAAGCAGTCAAGTTTTGAACCACAACAAATTATTTCTCCAAAACCAAAGGAGGAAGCACCAGATCAATCTATGTATTTCAGTGATGGGGAATTAGATGACTTTTCACTGGAGGAGGCTTtgcttttagaagaaactgtccagaaagaacaaataaagcctaaagaaTTGCAGCCATTGACTTTGAACAGAACCCCAGATGAAAGTATAGAGAGATTTTCACATAAACCTAATGCTAAGGATAATTTTTCTTTGATatgcaaaaatggaaacaatatttGGAATGAGAACAATTTATCTGAACAAATGACTAATGAAGGCAAATCTTGTCCATCTGCCGGAGACCAAGACAGTAGTATTTTTTCAGTTCATAATGTACCCCTTCCCCATGACTTTACAAATAAAGACTCAGAGACagataataaaacagaacaaacctTCAGTAGTGCCGATGGACAttccttaaataataaaatgtcaatatCAAATGGAGAGCTGGTAAATTATTTACCAAAAAGGAGTTCACACATTTCTAATGAAAATGATCACCATTTACAGACTTGTTCTTTAAGATCATCAGAGAACAGCACCAACCTTTCTATTGCCATGGATTTATATTCTCCAccctttatctatttgtctgttttaatGGCCAGCAAACCAAAGGAAGTTACAATAGTGAAGGTCAAAGCATTTATTGTAACTTTAACTGGAAATCTTTCAAGTTCTGGTGGCATTTGGAGTATAACAGCAAAGATTTCCGATGGCACTGCATATCTAGATGTAGACTTTGTGGATGAAATACTTACTAGTTTGATAGGGTTTTCAGTACCAGaaatgaaacagttaaaaaaGGATCCTCTTCAGTACCAAAAGTTCCTGGATGGTTTGCAGAAGTGTCAGAGAGATTTAATAGATTTGTGCTGTCTAATgactatttcatttaatccctCCTTGTCTAAAGCAACGGTACTGGCATTACAAGATGTTGAAATGGAGCACCTTGAGAACCTGAAGAAGCGACTGAATAAATAA
- the RMI1 gene encoding recQ-mediated genome instability protein 1 isoform X2, with protein MHIISFILKEMSVTNIALRVETWLLATWHVKVPLMWLEACINWIQEENGNVNLSQAQMNKQVFEQWLLTDLRDLEHPLLPDGILEVPKGELNGFFALQINSLVDVSQPAYSQIQKLRGKNTTNELITAETQVTPKPWEAKPSRMLMLQLTDGIVQMQGMEYQSIPALHSDLPPDVLDSALGPSDEELLASLDENVELIANSDTSLERRCFNTGSSSNTVPTKQSSFEPQQIISPKPKEEAPDQSMYFSDGELDDFSLEEALLLEETVQKEQIKPKELQPLTLNRTPDESIERFSHKPNAKDNFSLICKNGNNIWNENNLSEQMTNEGKSCPSAGDQDSSIFSVHNVPLPHDFTNKDSETDNKTEQTFSSADGHSLNNKMSISNGELVNYLPKRSSHISNENDHHLQTCSLRSSENSTNLSIAMDLYSPPFIYLSVLMASKPKEVTIVKVKAFIVTLTGNLSSSGGIWSITAKISDGTAYLDVDFVDEILTSLIGFSVPEMKQLKKDPLQYQKFLDGLQKCQRDLIDLCCLMTISFNPSLSKATVLALQDVEMEHLENLKKRLNK; from the exons AtgcatattatttcttttattttaaaagaaatgagtgTAACTAATATTGCATTAAGAGTTGAAACCTGGCTTTTAGCTACATGGCATGTTAAAGTACCTCTAATGTGGCTGGAAGCTTGTATTAACTGGATCCAAGAAGAAAATGGTAATGTTAATTTGAGTCAggcacaaatgaataaacaagtgtTTGAGCAATGGCTTCTTACTGATTTGAGAGATTTGGAACATCCTCTTTTACCTGATGGCATTTTAGAAGTTCCAAAAGGAGAACTGAATGGATTTTTTGCTCTGCAGATTAATTCATTGGTTGATGTCAGTCAACCTGCGTATTCCCAGATACAGAAGTTGAGAGGAAAGAATACAACAAATGAGTTAATTACAGCTGAAACACAAGTAACCCCAAAACCTTGGGAAGCAAAGCCGTCACGAATGTTGATGCTGCAGCTAACTGATGGAATTGTACAAATGCAGGGAATGGAATATCAGTCTATTCCAGCTCTTCATAGTGATCTTCCCCCAG ATGTTCTAGATTCTGCATTAGGACCTTCTGATGAAGAACTCTTGGCAAGTCTTGATGAAAATGTTGAACTTATAGCAAATAGTGACACCTCCTTAGAAAGAAGATGTTTCAATACAGGTAGTTCCTCAAATACTGTTCCCACAAAGCAGTCAAGTTTTGAACCACAACAAATTATTTCTCCAAAACCAAAGGAGGAAGCACCAGATCAATCTATGTATTTCAGTGATGGGGAATTAGATGACTTTTCACTGGAGGAGGCTTtgcttttagaagaaactgtccagaaagaacaaataaagcctaaagaaTTGCAGCCATTGACTTTGAACAGAACCCCAGATGAAAGTATAGAGAGATTTTCACATAAACCTAATGCTAAGGATAATTTTTCTTTGATatgcaaaaatggaaacaatatttGGAATGAGAACAATTTATCTGAACAAATGACTAATGAAGGCAAATCTTGTCCATCTGCCGGAGACCAAGACAGTAGTATTTTTTCAGTTCATAATGTACCCCTTCCCCATGACTTTACAAATAAAGACTCAGAGACagataataaaacagaacaaacctTCAGTAGTGCCGATGGACAttccttaaataataaaatgtcaatatCAAATGGAGAGCTGGTAAATTATTTACCAAAAAGGAGTTCACACATTTCTAATGAAAATGATCACCATTTACAGACTTGTTCTTTAAGATCATCAGAGAACAGCACCAACCTTTCTATTGCCATGGATTTATATTCTCCAccctttatctatttgtctgttttaatGGCCAGCAAACCAAAGGAAGTTACAATAGTGAAGGTCAAAGCATTTATTGTAACTTTAACTGGAAATCTTTCAAGTTCTGGTGGCATTTGGAGTATAACAGCAAAGATTTCCGATGGCACTGCATATCTAGATGTAGACTTTGTGGATGAAATACTTACTAGTTTGATAGGGTTTTCAGTACCAGaaatgaaacagttaaaaaaGGATCCTCTTCAGTACCAAAAGTTCCTGGATGGTTTGCAGAAGTGTCAGAGAGATTTAATAGATTTGTGCTGTCTAATgactatttcatttaatccctCCTTGTCTAAAGCAACGGTACTGGCATTACAAGATGTTGAAATGGAGCACCTTGAGAACCTGAAGAAGCGACTGAATAAATAA